The window TTGCGTGCCATTGCGGTAAAAATGCAACCGCCGCAGTTGCATCCCGCCCTGACGCGACACGGCTGTCACTCCGCCGTAACAGCCGCTTGCAGGCTTGACAGAGTGCCATGCGACACTAATAATCAGCAATTGCTCTCAACGGGAAAACCCCGCTCTTGTTCGGGCGGCACACGCAATCTTTCAGAGGTATCTCAGAGGTATTTTTATGTCCGATATCCGCTCCACGTACACCGACGAATGCAACTTTTATGGCCGCCACACCCCCCGCGAGCTGGCTGAAACCTTCGGCACCCCTCTCTATGTATACAATGAGAACGTGCTGCGGCAGCGTTGCCGCGACCTTATGGGGCTTTCCAAACACCCCGGTTTCGGCGTGAACTATTCTGTCAAGGCCAATGCGACCCCCGCCCTGCTGCGCATAGTGCGCGAGGAAGGGCTGGTTGTGGACGCCATGAGCCCCGGCGAACTGTACATGGACGAGCTGGCCGGTTTTACGCCTGCCGAAATTCTGTATATTTCCAACAACAACTCCGAAGCCGAGCTGAAAAACGCCGTTTCGCGCGGGCTGCTTATCAGCGTGGATTCCCTCTCGCAGCTTGATACCCTTGGCCGCATCAACAAGGGCGGCAAGGTCATGGTGCGCTTTAACCCCGGCATTGGCGCAGGCCACCATGCCAAGGTCATCACCGCGGGCAAGGACACCAAATTTGGCGTCACCCCCGACAAGCTGGACGAAGTTTTTGCCCTGCTTGAAAAGCACGACCTCACGCTGGCTGGCATCAACCAGCACATCGGCTCGCTCTTCATGGAGCCCGACGGCTACCTTGATGCCGCCAAAGTGCTGCTGCACCTTGCCGACCGCCTGTCCGCCAGCATGCTGGCAAAGCTTGAAGTCATCGACTTTGGGGGCGGTTTTGGCATTCCCTACCACAAGTACGAGGGGCAGGCCCGCCTGAGCATGGCCGACCTTGGCGAACGCCTGCACGCCCTCATTGCGGGCTGGTCTGAAAAATCCGGCTACAAGGGCCGTTTTCTTGTGGAACCGGGCCGCTATGTGGCCGCCGAATGCTGCGTGCTGCTGGGCACCGTGTTTGCCGTCAAAAACAATGGTGACAAGCGCTACGTGGGCACCAATCTGGGTTTCAACGTGCTTGTGCGCCCCGCCATGTACGATTCCTTCCACGATGTGGAGATCTACGGGGCCGACACCCAGACCCGCAAAAACATGGTGCAGACCATCGTGGGCAATATTTGTGAAAGCGGCGATATCCTTGCCAAGGAACGCGAATTGCCCGTTATGTGCGAGGGAGATGTGCTTGGGGTACTTGACGCCGGAGCTTATGGATTTACTATGGGTTCCAACTACAACCAGCGTCGTCGCCCCGCTGAAGTTCTCATTCAAAGCGACGGCACTGCCAAACTTATCCGCCGCCGCGAAACCCTTGAGGATCTTGCGCGCTGCCTGATGGATTAATGTGACACAATTACGCG is drawn from Desulfovibrio sp. and contains these coding sequences:
- the lysA gene encoding diaminopimelate decarboxylase; this encodes MSDIRSTYTDECNFYGRHTPRELAETFGTPLYVYNENVLRQRCRDLMGLSKHPGFGVNYSVKANATPALLRIVREEGLVVDAMSPGELYMDELAGFTPAEILYISNNNSEAELKNAVSRGLLISVDSLSQLDTLGRINKGGKVMVRFNPGIGAGHHAKVITAGKDTKFGVTPDKLDEVFALLEKHDLTLAGINQHIGSLFMEPDGYLDAAKVLLHLADRLSASMLAKLEVIDFGGGFGIPYHKYEGQARLSMADLGERLHALIAGWSEKSGYKGRFLVEPGRYVAAECCVLLGTVFAVKNNGDKRYVGTNLGFNVLVRPAMYDSFHDVEIYGADTQTRKNMVQTIVGNICESGDILAKERELPVMCEGDVLGVLDAGAYGFTMGSNYNQRRRPAEVLIQSDGTAKLIRRRETLEDLARCLMD